Sequence from the Primulina huaijiensis isolate GDHJ02 chromosome 16, ASM1229523v2, whole genome shotgun sequence genome:
NNNNNNNNNNNNNNNNNNNNNNNNNNNNNNNNNNNNNNNNNNNNNNNNNNNNNNNNNNNNNNNNNNNNNNNNNNNNNNNNNNNNNNNNNNNNNNNNNNNNNNNNNNNNNNNNNNNNNNNNNNNNNNNNNNNNNNNNNNNNNNNNNNNNNNNNNNNNNNNNNNNNNNNNNNNNNNNNNNNNNNNNNNNNNNNNNNNNNNNNNNNNNNNNNNNataataataataataataataataatagtaataaataaataaataataataataataataataataaatatacatgAAGAGTGATGTGGAGAAAGCACGGATGCTCGTCCACGTGGAGAATCCGTGCTTACAAAGCACGGATAATGCTCCACCTTACTCtaatccgtgcttacgaagcacggattaaagtaattttgcaaaattatttattttaatgtatttttgaaatattttttttttaattaataataaaaaaaccctatagatatatatagttgaatttgaaaattgctgaaattataaatttgtttttttttaaaaaatgacataCTAATTTCAACTTTTTGACTTGTATTAGAAGTGGAGATCTCATGACGAAAAGATCCCATAAAATTGTGATGATTTAGTAATTAATGTTTTAGTAGACTTTTAGGTAGCTGCATATGATTCACGCACATTCAATGCCCAACATGGCACTACTAGCTATTTAATTCtttgaaaaggaaaaattatgtatttttagtCAAAGaagttataaataataataataataaaaatttatccaCTCGTTTCATAGTCGGAGAAAATAATACCATAATCGTTTATATATCCAAAATAATCGATTttatttatgcatattttttagggcaaaaacttatgtgagacgatctcactgatcgtattttgtgagatatatctcttatttgggtcatccatgaaaaagtattactttttatgctaagagtattattttttattgtgaatatcgatatggttgacccgtctcacagataaagattcgtgagatcgtctcacaagatacctattcattttttagatatatatatacacacacaaaataaataatatttattttagaataaatattgaaaatgagatgatgatatttggttttgttttttgttttttttttttttgtatttctattttaatgttattattttttgagttgGAACCGGGGAGGGTTTGTTACGATCGGATGATCtcaaactcgagatctcgttTTATCTTTATTATTACAAAGCAACTTTGGCATCCATGGCAATTATAAAAGTCACGGAAATGCAATAATTTGATGCACAAGAAAAACCTAAAAAAACTGACTTTAAAGTCCCTCTTTCCAATATGATGGAAAATATGAACAAAAGAATTCTTGCACTGATAATTCTCTTACAAATTCTGAGATTTCATGCGGAAGGAGGCGGGCTCTTCTACAATTTCTACGATCAATCTTGCCCACAGGCGGAGAACATTGTTCGAGCCGGGCTAGAATCTGCCTCGCTCACTGATCCTACCACCCCTTCAGCTATTCTAAGGCTCATGTTTCATGACTGCCAAGTTCAGGTCTCTCTACTAATAAAATCATTGTTTTTAGATCGaaattgtattatattatatattattaaaggTAAGAGATACTAACTTAGAACAAAGTTTAACGTTAATTGTGTCGTGTTTTTAGCTGGATTTTGATTTTATACGATGTTTCATGGCAACATACGTACGTTGATATTGACTAAATATAGCATGAACAAATCTCTTTCTAGACCTAATATATGGTTTGTTTCATGCATTacgatgaaattttttattagcATAGAATGGAATTAATATAGTCTCCGATGCAGGGACGGAGCTGCCCCAAAGGCAGGGATAGGCTCCGGCCGAGGGTCGATTTTTCCGAAGATATagtatatttgatttaatttttatatgtataataaaaatatttaacctAGCTcatgctaaaaaaaataatattaagtaTAGGTTTTTGGTTTTTTGAGTGTAGTCcagtaataaaattattagactAAATTTAACTTGATTTGAATTAACAAATCAATGTATATATAAACTTgatcaaaaaccaaaaaatacaGAGTTTTTGCCCAAAATCAGTAAATAATGGTAAATTGTCTAACAAATGAGTAAATATAATATGCAAATTAGTAAAAATAAAGTAcaaatgagattttttttaattttattttttcaacaaaaaaatatcaaagtGGGTTATTAGGCTTAAAAGACATTGTTgggtgagttttttttttctgatttcCTGAAAAACAttgtattaaatattatattatatcgaTATTCAACTTGTAATGTAGattttgttaaatatattattgattttatatctaaaaaattcatccgtaaattataattttttaactttttattttcttaaatttgtTCACCCAAACCACTTTTCGAACAACGGAATTATTACCGTTTAATTTGGTTGTTTTTTTAAACCCAACAATAAGAGAGTGATTCTATTTTCCTAACCATATATAGAATTTGATTTTTAGTTAACTTCTCGAATATGTGAATCTCATGAATATTATACTATATATTATCCTTAAAAAGATTGCTTgaatttgatataattatttgtatAAAATACCTTAAAATTACAGGGTTGTGATGCATCGATTCTCCTGGATGCAAACCAACACTCTGAACTGCGTTCATCGAAGAATTTTGGGATTCGAAAGACGGAGTTGATAAGTCTAATAAAATTAGCTCTAGAGGCAGTGTGCCCCTTGCAGGTTTCATGTGCAGACATCATAGTATTAGCTGCTCGGGAAGCCGTTGCCATTTCCGGAGGGCCCAGAATCGATGTCCCGTTGGGGCGTAAAGACTCTTATATCCCTTCGAGTTCGGCGTTGGCAGACTCTTTGCTCCCTCCACCAGATATTGGGGTTGATGGCATGCTCCGAATTTTTGCAAAAAAGGGCTTGACGGTTGAAGAATCCGTTGCCATTTTGGgtaaaaatagaaataaaaaaaatttgagctttggttgaaataaaaatccaaCGTCCTAAAgaacttttttaaaataaaaagtttttttgttaaaaatatatgacaaaaacttgtgtaagacagtctcacgtgtcgtattttgtgtgacaaatctcttatttgggtcatctatgaaaaaatattactttttatgctaggagtattactttttattttgaatatcggtagcgttgacatgtctcacagataaaaattcgtgagaccgtctcacaagagaactACTCTTATGTTTTTGAAACacttaatatatttttgaaagccATTAAATTGAAAGACGAATTCTCTTTTATTccttaaaaaaatctatttaaaaATCTAGAAAATTCTCAGTATAAATCTTGATTTTCTTATTTACCCTTTATGAATGTTGTGTacctgaaaattaaaatttttattttggtctTCTACTTTTGTAGGGGGACATACTCTAGGGATCACACATTGTTCAAATATCCATGCACGACTATACAATTCCCAGGGAGGTAAAAAGGATGCAATCGAGCCCAAGTTcaagaatattttgaaaatcatcTGTCCTCCTATGTCATGGGCGTCGAACATAAGCTTCGTGCCGAACGACCTTACACCATTGACGTTCGACAATCAGTACTTCACTAGTGCAATTCATGGTCGCGGGTTGCTTAGAGTTGATGCTGAAATGCCTCTACATTCACGAACTGGACCGTTCGTGACTAAGTTTGCTAACGATCGAGGGGCGTTTTTTCGGGCTTTTTCTTCTGCATTTGTGAAGCTAGGATCTTCGAATGTTCTTACAGGGAGTCGAGGCATGATCAGGAGAAGTTGTAATGCACTTCATTGAAAGATAAGATATTACTCACAAGGCATGCATTTCACGAAATATGATATGAAAAACAAATTCATGACATTCATTAGGTCTGCAAGAAAAACTCAAGTAGGCCAGGTTTCGAAAACTTTGAAACCCTATTTGGATAGGGGTGAACAAGTTCGACTTGATTAGCATGAAAACAAACGATGTTCGATTCATCATAGGTTGTTTGTTTGTAAGAACGAGATAATGAATATACTATTTGATTGGCCATTTCCTGATTTGTTGTGTCCAAAGATAATTAATCCCCGTTGAAGCTTTTAAACTAGGAAGATATATGGATGACAATGGGTCACATCTAAACTCGATCCTATATTAAACTTGTCCCACATAGGCAGGTTTAGACACGGATTATGAGATTCGATGAACCCATCTCACcactatttatatatttattattcgaaataatttatttttatattattgatgTGTTTAAAATGGAACGATATaattataacttttattttgttatgagttgaatataaattaatagaCTTTAActtgaacaaatttttttccttaaatattattaatataaaattggaaagtatttttaatgatttattaattttaaatatttttattgtataataACTAAAATccagaaattatttaatttaagcaGGCTCAACGGGTCCAATTTGGATTGGACATTTCGGGTTTCGGAGCGGGTATCGAGTTTGGCCAAACCCATCCCGTTTCCATTCTTAATCAAATGGGTCCTCGTTTATATAATGTATAAGCAGAGTTGCTTggtaaatttaataaaatctcACTGAGACGATTTTGGTTGAGAATTCTGACAAATGCACTAGATCATGATATAGTTGGAAAGAGTCAGGTCATTCTCACATAGATAATTATCTAAttactaatatataattatttaatttaaatttaggcTAAATCAAAGAAgatatgattatatataaataaaataactaaagTGAACTAAAATATTCTGATATAAGTAattcaattaaatcaaaaaatGACAAGATCAAGCTTaaggaaaatttaaatttcaagaaaacgACGGTAAACACAACGGTACCAAACTATCAATTATTGTCACGTATTAATCAAATAAGAATTATTCAAAGTCTGCAATGAAACTCcctatattaattattaatcaatttctagaattaatatttttatttttatttagcaatctaattatctctaattaatttaattaaataaaaatgttttaacaACTATGAATTCGATTTTTAGTCAAAAATCACACGCTGaaattgaatattatttttatatgggTTAAGAACGAAAAATAAGTCAAAACATGAATTAATTCAATATGCAATCAACATAGATTGGACAATTTGATATCTTAATTTCTGAGcgtattaaaataaatttttctacaAATTTCTTCGTCGATTTCTTCAATTGATAAATACGTAAAAGTATTAAAGAAAGATCAGATATAGCTTTCTAGGCTGCAATGTCCATCAATATAAAATCAGAGCCCAGTGCAATCATCATTTCTTCAATCtcaaataaatttaacattaaaagaatatattaatataaaaagatCAAAGAAATGGAG
This genomic interval carries:
- the LOC140961961 gene encoding peroxidase 29; amino-acid sequence: MMENMNKRILALIILLQILRFHAEGGGLFYNFYDQSCPQAENIVRAGLESASLTDPTTPSAILRLMFHDCQVQGCDASILLDANQHSELRSSKNFGIRKTELISLIKLALEAVCPLQVSCADIIVLAAREAVAISGGPRIDVPLGRKDSYIPSSSALADSLLPPPDIGVDGMLRIFAKKGLTVEESVAILGGHTLGITHCSNIHARLYNSQGGKKDAIEPKFKNILKIICPPMSWASNISFVPNDLTPLTFDNQYFTSAIHGRGLLRVDAEMPLHSRTGPFVTKFANDRGAFFRAFSSAFVKLGSSNVLTGSRGMIRRSCNALH